A window of the Tripterygium wilfordii isolate XIE 37 chromosome 12, ASM1340144v1, whole genome shotgun sequence genome harbors these coding sequences:
- the LOC120010239 gene encoding transmembrane protein 50 homolog isoform X1, translating into MDLSEVWAIFGPAVAGAVFGAGWWFWIDAVVCSSVTVSFVHYLPGIFASIAAVMFNCVRKEDIDYSPYDEGEWRLKLWLFFAYVVSFVSLAASVGLLIQDSLVKTGPSSWTGTAGVLQCVFVLISGLIYWTSHSE; encoded by the exons ATGGATTTATCTGAAGTGTGGGCGATTTTCGGGCCAGCTGTTGCAGGAGCTGTTTTCGGTGCAGGTTGGTGGTTCTGGATCGACGCTGTCGTTTGCAGCTCTGTTACTGTTTCTTTCGTTCACTACCTTCCCG GCATATTTGCATCGATTGCGGCGGTGATGTTCAATTGTGTTAGAAAGGAGGACATCGATTATTCTCCATACGACGAAGGGGAGTGGAG GTTGAAGCTTTGGCTTTTCTTTGCTTATGTGGTATCATTCGTCTCTCTAGCAGCCTCAGTTGGCCTATTAATACAAGATTCACTCGTGAAAACTGGTCCTTCATCCTGGACAGGAACTGCTGGTGTCTTGCagtgtgtgtttgtgttgatCAG TGGGCTGATTTACTGGACGTCACACTCGGAGTAA
- the LOC120010239 gene encoding uncharacterized protein LOC120010239 isoform X2 — translation MDLSEVWAIFGPAVAGAVFGAGWWFWIDAVVCSSVTVSFVHYLPGIFASIAAVMFNCVRKEDIDYSPYDEGEWSKYPTRQRLSLRTKVEVKLKLQLKSKISSSKLEINWIWNTAINSGGF, via the exons ATGGATTTATCTGAAGTGTGGGCGATTTTCGGGCCAGCTGTTGCAGGAGCTGTTTTCGGTGCAGGTTGGTGGTTCTGGATCGACGCTGTCGTTTGCAGCTCTGTTACTGTTTCTTTCGTTCACTACCTTCCCG GCATATTTGCATCGATTGCGGCGGTGATGTTCAATTGTGTTAGAAAGGAGGACATCGATTATTCTCCATACGACGAAGGGGAGTGGAG TAAATATCCAACGAGGCAACGACTGAGCTTGAGAACAAAAGTTGAAGTCAAGCTCAAGCTGCAACTGAAGTCCAAGATATCTTCTTCTAAGCTAGAGATTAACTGGATTTGGAATACTGCAATTAACAGTGGAGGTTTTTGA
- the LOC120010562 gene encoding uncharacterized protein LOC120010562 yields MLDVNVGSDKDKLVYKRDSNGAYICLFSCNVGVCESNEAEFMALRKALHLTVTQPSLSLKNIIVETDSQSVHSWATRAAEVPWKFSQLMNAVEWANLQLTSVSLKHIRREGNQVADLLAKGGGVGRSSDHIVWFGI; encoded by the coding sequence ATGCTGGATGTAAATGTTGGATCTGACAAAGATAAACTTGTTTATAAAAGGGACTCAAATGGAGCTTATATATGTTTGTTCTCGTGCAATGTTGGTGTGTGTGAATCCAATGAAGCAGAATTTATGGCTTTGAGAAAAGCGTTGCATTTAACTGTTACTCAACCTAGTTTATCTTTGAAGAATATCATTGTGGAAACTGATTCCCAAAGTGTACATTCTTGGGCTACACGAGCTGCTGAAGTGCCATGGAAGTTTAGCCAATTAATGAATGCTGTGGAGTGGGCTAATCTACAGCTGACATCAGTCTCGTTAAAACACATCCGTAGAGAAGGCAATCAGGTTGCAGATCTATTAGCTAAAGGAGGGGGTGTAGGGAGGAGTTCAGATCATATTGTATGGTTTGGGATTTGA
- the LOC120010818 gene encoding uncharacterized protein LOC120010818 isoform X2, with translation MTGCPCYQRTIMMGPGGDGCCTEEKTCLPTSGVQVTTLAAQLAMKKPTSLGVDLFSQARKALSVRSPLDVPEDGSASASSVITLPSRLVSLLKPSDNRKRRKRSHSGADKKSSRAGERSHGANFWADKEVYFRDLALPDIDALDKVSSLSSLDSRKCFLIPHLGNGNGMVANVECIETTNVGNVNGVGTEENNQDPQSVEIDSVLAESLPKEDGKNFSAGHSAGSLEWILGSRNRILLASERPSKKRKLLGGDAGLEKILVGRPCMGNSSLCDFCCTGHMASEAKRLIVCSSCNVTVHHKCYGVEEVVNDSWLCSWCKCKGASSDSSNPCMLCPKQGGALKSVDKRVKNDGCVEFSHLFCSLWMPEVYVEDLTNMEPIMNLREIKETRRKLVCNICKVKCGTCVRCSHGACRTSFHPICAREARNRMEVWGRYGCDDVELRAFCSKHSDGLGSCSMAQEHSSISDGDVSGTTHLPLLSMNKLDSHGSGDNISVRGETCHSNDGDLAEFGLSDTILNTEIVSECADTQQAKNKAMSERRSGDDVKSFDSVNLAPILKKLIERGKVNVKEVASDIGIPPDSLSSGLADDSLAPQLRFKIAKWLRDHAYMGVLQKNLNFDVKFPLKDENGTVESPDGVTVAESDITVPVAIKSVPPRRRTNSNIRVLRNDRVISFYEEFLSENGKAVNELKVDRVVSEEQENSSERSTNTSEKSLSKTDGFHDSVASHSPKSEDISGELSNGNLYAYSKPEVAAVSQSEIQVNDNQGSLVCANGNAVVINLTKMGAASSCYIHPYISKKLQMHSELFLKSTNYEDEGRRDRMYDFDDPKQEGRSRLEESSHAIACCNRQNQCSECSDSIGKLDRAKLEEPAEARKVGVLELSPRDEVEGEIIYFQHRLLGNAVGRKSFTDGLIHKVAESISHEIDVAHSRSWDAALVSQYLCDLREAKKQGRKERKHKEAQAVLAAATAAAAASSRISSFRKDAFDESANQENLTKLNNSSGRSGTSSQLMPRPKETLSRVAVPRISTEKYFDYVQSVSDFSREHSRSCDICRRSETMLNPILMCSSCKVAVHLACYRSVKESTGPWFCELCEALLPSRCPGAPTVNFLEKPYFVAECGLCGGTTGAFRKSSDGQWVHALCAEWIFEPAFRRGQVNSVEGMETVTKGVGTCCICHHKHGVCITCNYGHCQTTFHPSCARSAGFYMNIKTTGGKLQHKAYCEKHSLEQRTKAETQKHGLEELRSIKQIRVELERLRLLCERIIRREKIKRELVFCSHDILAYKRDHVARSVLVRSPFFRPESSESATTSLKGHTDGYKSSSEAIQRSDDITVDSTLSFKNFIKVPVSMDTDQKTDDSSSFQNITRKAIERVPFSGKQIPHDKPPGSSLNSLDDGEWSSKSRKLIESFEKELVMTSDQACMKNQQLPKGYVYIPVDCLSKEEKVIQDDCSSEHVEHDG, from the exons ATGACTGGATGCCCATGCTACCAACGGACGATTATGATGGGCCCTGGTGGGGATGGTTGTTGCACCGAGGAAAAGACTTGCCTACCGACTTCTGGGGTTCAGGTGACCACTCTGgctgctcaactagcaatgaaGAAGCCCACTTCACTTGGGGTTGATTTGTTTTCCCAGGCACGAAAAGCACTAAGCGTTCGTTCCCCTCTCGATGTCCCTGAGGACGGGTCTGCTTCAGCTTCTAGTGTAATTACTCTGCCCAGTAGGTTGGTCAGCTTGTTGAAGCCTTCTGATAATAGAAAGAGGCGCAAAAGGAGTCACTCTGGTGCTGACAAGAAGTCTTCCCGGGCAGGTGAGCGGTCTCATGGGGCCAATTTTTGGGCTGATAAGGAGGTGTACTTCAGGGACTTGGCATTGCCTgatatcgatgctttggacaAGGTATCTTCACTTAGTTCTCTAGATTCTAGGAAGTGTTTTTTGATTCCGCATTTAGGAAATGGGAATGGGATGGTTGCAAATGTGGAATGCATCGAGACAACCAATGTGGGTAATGTTAATGGGGTTGGAACAGAAGAAAATAACCAGGACCCACAGTCTGTGGAAATCGACAGTGTGCTAGCTGAATCTTTGCCTAAGGAAGATGGAAAGAATTTTTCTGCAGGACACTCAGCTGGCAGTTTAGAGTGGATTTTAGGAAGTAGGAATAGGATTTTGTTGGCATCGGAGCGCCCCTCTAAGAAGAGGAAACTTCTTGGTGGCGATGCAGGGTTGGAGAAGATTTTGGTTGGTCGTCCTTGCATGGGGAACTCATCTTTATGTGACTTTTGCTGTACTGGGCACATGGCTAGTGAGGCAAAACGATTGATTGTCTGCAGTTCTTGCAATGTTACTGTTCATCACAAGTGTTATGGTGTAGAAGAGGTTGTTAATGACTCTTGGCTATGTTCTTGGTGTAAGTGTAAGGGTGCTAGTAGCGACTCTTCGAACCCATGCATGCTTTGCCCGAAGCAGGGTGGTGCATTGAAATCTGTTGATAAGAGGGTAAAAAATGATGGATGTGTGGAGTTTTCTCACTTGTTTTGTTCTCTCTGGATGCCTGAGGTCTATGTAGAGGACTTGACGAACATGGAACCTATTATGAACCTAAGAGAAATCAAGGAAACCCGGAGGAAGTTAGTGTGTAATATATGCAAGGTGAAGTGTGGCACGTGTGTTCGGTGCAGTCATG gaGCTTGCAGAACTTCTTTTCATCCTATTTGTGCCAGGGAGGCAAGAAACAGAATGGAGGTCTGGGGAAGATATGGGTGTGATGAt GTTGAGCTACGGGCTTTCTGCTCAAAGCACTCAGATGGCCTTGGCAGTTGCAGTATGGCGCAAGAACATTCTTCTATTTCTGATGGTGATGTGTCTGGTACCACTCATCTTCCTTTGTTGTCGATGAACAAGCTGGATAGCCACGGAAGTGGAGATAACATTTCAGTCCGTGGAGAAACTTGTCATTCCAATGATGGAGATTTAGCTGAGTTTGGCCTGTCTGATACCATACTAAATACTGAAATTGTCTCAGAATGTGCTGATACCCAGCAAGCGAAAAATAAGGCTATGTCAGAGAGGAGAAGCGGTGATGATGTTAAGTCATTTGACAGTGTGAATCTTGCACCAATTCTGAAGAAG TTAATTGAACGAGGAAAAGTCAATGTCAAAGAAGTGGCATCGGATATTGGCATTCCACCCGATTCATTATCATCTGGACTTGCT gaTGATAGCTTGGCTCCTCAGTTGCGATTTAAAATAGCCAAATGGCTCAGGGATCATGCATACATGGGTGTTCTGCAGAAAAACCTAAATTTTGATGTAAAATTCCCATTAAAAGATGAGAATGGAACAGTTGAATCTCCTGATGGTGTAACAGTAGCAGAGTCTGATATCACGGTTCCTGTTGCTATTAAGAGTGTACCTCCTAGGAGAAGAACCAACAGCAATATTAGGGTTTTGAGGAATGACAGAGTAATTTCATTCTATGAGGAATTTTTAAGTGAGAATGGGAAAGCGGTCAATGAGCTTAAAGTAGACAGAGTTGTAAGTGAAGAACAAGAAAATTCAAGTGAACGGAGCACAAATACTTCTGAAAAG AGCTTGTCTAAAACTGATGGATTTCATGATTCTGTGGCCAGTCATTCACCTAAGTCTGAAG ATATTTCAGGTGAGCTGTCAAATGGCaacttatatgcatatagtAAGCCTGAGGTTGCAGCTGTTTCTCAGTCGGAAATTCAAGTGAATGACAATCAGGGAAGTCTTGTTTGTGCAAATGGAAATGCAGTTGTCATCAATCTCAC AAAAATGGGAGCAGCTTCTAGTTGTTACATTCACCCCTACATCAGTAAGAAGTTGCAGATGCATAGTGAATTGTTTCTAAAGAGCACGAACTATGAAGATGAAGGTAGAAGAGATAGGATGTATGATTTTGATG ATCCAAAGCAGGAAGGAAGATCTCGTCTGGAAGAATCTTCCCATGCCATTGCCTGCTGCAATCGCCAAAATCAATGTTCAGAGTGCAGTGATTCGATTGGAAAATTAGATAGGGCAAAGTTAGAGGAGCCTGCTGAGGCTAGGAAAGTTGGAGTTCTAGAGCTGTCTCCCAGAGATGAAGTGGAAGgggaaattatttattttcaacaCAGATTGCTTGGGAATGCAGTTGGAAGAAAGAGCTTTACTG ATGGTTTAATTCATAAGGTTGCTGAAAGTATATCACATGAAATTGATGTGGCACATAGTCGAAGTTGGGATGCTGCGCTTGTTAGCCAATATCTCTGTGACCTTAGAGAAGCAAAGAAGCAGGGTAGAAAAGAGAGAAAGCATAAAGAAGCCCAGGCTGTGCTAGCCGCTGCAACTGCAGCAGCTGCAGCTTCATCTAGGATTTCATCATTTAGGAAAGATGCATTTGATGAATCTGCTAATCAGGAG AATTTGACAAAATTGAATAACTCTAGTGGAAGAAGCGGCACTTCTTCTCAGTTGATGCCTCGGCCAAAGGAGACACTTTCAAGGGTGGCTGTCCCAAGAATTTCAACTGAAAAGTATTTTGATTATGTTCAGTCAGTTTCAGATTTTTCCAGAGAGCATTCTAGATCATGTGACATATGCAGAAGATCTGAGACAATGCTGAACCCTATCTTAATGTGCTCCAGTTGCAAG GTTGCAGTCCATTTAGCTTGCTATCGTAGTGTGAAAGAATCTACAGGTCCATGGTTCTGTGAATTATGTGAAGCACTGTTGCCATCTAGATGTCCTGGAGCTCCTACGGTCAATTTCTTGGAGAAACCCTATTTTGTTGCAGAATGTGGTTTATGCGGTGGTACTACTGGTGCCTTTAGGAAATCTTCTGATGGTCAATGGGTACATGCCCTTTGTGCAGAG TGGATCTTTGAACCAGCATTCAGAAGAGGACAAGTAAATTCTGTTGAAGGAATG GAGACCGTTACAAAGGGGGTTGGCACTTGTTGTATCTGTCATCACAAACACGGTGTCTGCATAACG TGTAACTATGGTCATTGTCAGACCACATTTCATCCATCATGTGCTAGAAGTGCTGGCTTCTACATGAATATTAAGACTACTGGTGGCAAGTTGCAACACAAGGCTTACTGTGAAAAACATAGCTTGGAACAGAGGACAAAG GCTGAGACTCAAAAGCATGGTCTTGAGGAATTGAGGAGTATCAAGCAAATCAGG GTTGAGTTGGAGCGATTACGCCTTCTTTGTGAGAGAATTATCAGACGCGAAAAGATAAAG AGGGAGCTTGTTTTTTGTTCACATGACATACTTGCCTACAAAAGGGACCACGTTGCTCGTTCTGTGCTCGTTCGTAGTCCCTTTTTTCGTCCAGAGAGTTCAGAATCAGCTACAACATCCCTCAAAGGCCACACAGATGGTTACAAATCTAGCAGTGAAGCAATCCAACGATCAGATGATATAACCGTTGACAGCACACTTTCTTTTAAGAACTTTATCAAGGTTCCTGTATCTATGGACACTGACCAAAAGACAGATGACAGCTCCTCGTTCCAAAATATTACAAGAAAGGCTATTGAGAGGGTGCCATTTTCTGGCAAGCAAATCCCTCATGATAAACCCCCTGGTTCATCGCTTAATTCTTTGGATGATGGAGAATGGAGTTCAAAATCAAGAAAG CTAATCGAAAGTTTTGAAAAGGAGCTGGTTATGACGTCAGATCAAGCTTGTATGAAGAATCAGCAATTGCCTAAAGGATATGTCTACATCCCGGTTGATTGCCTTTCAAAGGAGGAAAAGGTTATCCAGGATGATTGTTCCAGTGAACATGTGGAACATGATGGGTAA
- the LOC120010818 gene encoding uncharacterized protein LOC120010818 isoform X1 codes for MTGCPCYQRTIMMGPGGDGCCTEEKTCLPTSGVQVTTLAAQLAMKKPTSLGVDLFSQARKALSVRSPLDVPEDGSASASSVITLPSRLVSLLKPSDNRKRRKRSHSGADKKSSRAGERSHGANFWADKEVYFRDLALPDIDALDKVSSLSSLDSRKCFLIPHLGNGNGMVANVECIETTNVGNVNGVGTEENNQDPQSVEIDSVLAESLPKEDGKNFSAGHSAGSLEWILGSRNRILLASERPSKKRKLLGGDAGLEKILVGRPCMGNSSLCDFCCTGHMASEAKRLIVCSSCNVTVHHKCYGVEEVVNDSWLCSWCKCKGASSDSSNPCMLCPKQGGALKSVDKRVKNDGCVEFSHLFCSLWMPEVYVEDLTNMEPIMNLREIKETRRKLVCNICKVKCGTCVRCSHGACRTSFHPICAREARNRMEVWGRYGCDDVELRAFCSKHSDGLGSCSMAQEHSSISDGDVSGTTHLPLLSMNKLDSHGSGDNISVRGETCHSNDGDLAEFGLSDTILNTEIVSECADTQQAKNKAMSERRSGDDVKSFDSVNLAPILKKLIERGKVNVKEVASDIGIPPDSLSSGLADDSLAPQLRFKIAKWLRDHAYMGVLQKNLNFDVKFPLKDENGTVESPDGVTVAESDITVPVAIKSVPPRRRTNSNIRVLRNDRVISFYEEFLSENGKAVNELKVDRVVSEEQENSSERSTNTSEKSLSKTDGFHDSVASHSPKSEDISGELSNGNLYAYSKPEVAAVSQSEIQVNDNQGSLVCANGNAVVINLTKMGAASSCYIHPYISKKLQMHSELFLKSTNYEDEGRRDRMYDFDDPKQEGRSRLEESSHAIACCNRQNQCSECSDSIGKLDRAKLEEPAEARKVGVLELSPRDEVEGEIIYFQHRLLGNAVGRKSFTDGLIHKVAESISHEIDVAHSRSWDAALVSQYLCDLREAKKQGRKERKHKEAQAVLAAATAAAAASSRISSFRKDAFDESANQENLTKLNNSSGRSGTSSQLMPRPKETLSRVAVPRISTEKYFDYVQSVSDFSREHSRSCDICRRSETMLNPILMCSSCKVAVHLACYRSVKESTGPWFCELCEALLPSRCPGAPTVNFLEKPYFVAECGLCGGTTGAFRKSSDGQWVHALCAEWIFEPAFRRGQVNSVEGMETVTKGVGTCCICHHKHGVCITCNYGHCQTTFHPSCARSAGFYMNIKTTGGKLQHKAYCEKHSLEQRTKAETQKHGLEELRSIKQIRVELERLRLLCERIIRREKIKRELVFCSHDILAYKRDHVARSVLVRSPFFRPESSESATTSLKGHTDGYKSSSEAIQRSDDITVDSTLSFKNFIKVPVSMDTDQKTDDSSSFQNITRKAIERVPFSGKQIPHDKPPGSSLNSLDDGEWSSKSRKLQLIESFEKELVMTSDQACMKNQQLPKGYVYIPVDCLSKEEKVIQDDCSSEHVEHDG; via the exons ATGACTGGATGCCCATGCTACCAACGGACGATTATGATGGGCCCTGGTGGGGATGGTTGTTGCACCGAGGAAAAGACTTGCCTACCGACTTCTGGGGTTCAGGTGACCACTCTGgctgctcaactagcaatgaaGAAGCCCACTTCACTTGGGGTTGATTTGTTTTCCCAGGCACGAAAAGCACTAAGCGTTCGTTCCCCTCTCGATGTCCCTGAGGACGGGTCTGCTTCAGCTTCTAGTGTAATTACTCTGCCCAGTAGGTTGGTCAGCTTGTTGAAGCCTTCTGATAATAGAAAGAGGCGCAAAAGGAGTCACTCTGGTGCTGACAAGAAGTCTTCCCGGGCAGGTGAGCGGTCTCATGGGGCCAATTTTTGGGCTGATAAGGAGGTGTACTTCAGGGACTTGGCATTGCCTgatatcgatgctttggacaAGGTATCTTCACTTAGTTCTCTAGATTCTAGGAAGTGTTTTTTGATTCCGCATTTAGGAAATGGGAATGGGATGGTTGCAAATGTGGAATGCATCGAGACAACCAATGTGGGTAATGTTAATGGGGTTGGAACAGAAGAAAATAACCAGGACCCACAGTCTGTGGAAATCGACAGTGTGCTAGCTGAATCTTTGCCTAAGGAAGATGGAAAGAATTTTTCTGCAGGACACTCAGCTGGCAGTTTAGAGTGGATTTTAGGAAGTAGGAATAGGATTTTGTTGGCATCGGAGCGCCCCTCTAAGAAGAGGAAACTTCTTGGTGGCGATGCAGGGTTGGAGAAGATTTTGGTTGGTCGTCCTTGCATGGGGAACTCATCTTTATGTGACTTTTGCTGTACTGGGCACATGGCTAGTGAGGCAAAACGATTGATTGTCTGCAGTTCTTGCAATGTTACTGTTCATCACAAGTGTTATGGTGTAGAAGAGGTTGTTAATGACTCTTGGCTATGTTCTTGGTGTAAGTGTAAGGGTGCTAGTAGCGACTCTTCGAACCCATGCATGCTTTGCCCGAAGCAGGGTGGTGCATTGAAATCTGTTGATAAGAGGGTAAAAAATGATGGATGTGTGGAGTTTTCTCACTTGTTTTGTTCTCTCTGGATGCCTGAGGTCTATGTAGAGGACTTGACGAACATGGAACCTATTATGAACCTAAGAGAAATCAAGGAAACCCGGAGGAAGTTAGTGTGTAATATATGCAAGGTGAAGTGTGGCACGTGTGTTCGGTGCAGTCATG gaGCTTGCAGAACTTCTTTTCATCCTATTTGTGCCAGGGAGGCAAGAAACAGAATGGAGGTCTGGGGAAGATATGGGTGTGATGAt GTTGAGCTACGGGCTTTCTGCTCAAAGCACTCAGATGGCCTTGGCAGTTGCAGTATGGCGCAAGAACATTCTTCTATTTCTGATGGTGATGTGTCTGGTACCACTCATCTTCCTTTGTTGTCGATGAACAAGCTGGATAGCCACGGAAGTGGAGATAACATTTCAGTCCGTGGAGAAACTTGTCATTCCAATGATGGAGATTTAGCTGAGTTTGGCCTGTCTGATACCATACTAAATACTGAAATTGTCTCAGAATGTGCTGATACCCAGCAAGCGAAAAATAAGGCTATGTCAGAGAGGAGAAGCGGTGATGATGTTAAGTCATTTGACAGTGTGAATCTTGCACCAATTCTGAAGAAG TTAATTGAACGAGGAAAAGTCAATGTCAAAGAAGTGGCATCGGATATTGGCATTCCACCCGATTCATTATCATCTGGACTTGCT gaTGATAGCTTGGCTCCTCAGTTGCGATTTAAAATAGCCAAATGGCTCAGGGATCATGCATACATGGGTGTTCTGCAGAAAAACCTAAATTTTGATGTAAAATTCCCATTAAAAGATGAGAATGGAACAGTTGAATCTCCTGATGGTGTAACAGTAGCAGAGTCTGATATCACGGTTCCTGTTGCTATTAAGAGTGTACCTCCTAGGAGAAGAACCAACAGCAATATTAGGGTTTTGAGGAATGACAGAGTAATTTCATTCTATGAGGAATTTTTAAGTGAGAATGGGAAAGCGGTCAATGAGCTTAAAGTAGACAGAGTTGTAAGTGAAGAACAAGAAAATTCAAGTGAACGGAGCACAAATACTTCTGAAAAG AGCTTGTCTAAAACTGATGGATTTCATGATTCTGTGGCCAGTCATTCACCTAAGTCTGAAG ATATTTCAGGTGAGCTGTCAAATGGCaacttatatgcatatagtAAGCCTGAGGTTGCAGCTGTTTCTCAGTCGGAAATTCAAGTGAATGACAATCAGGGAAGTCTTGTTTGTGCAAATGGAAATGCAGTTGTCATCAATCTCAC AAAAATGGGAGCAGCTTCTAGTTGTTACATTCACCCCTACATCAGTAAGAAGTTGCAGATGCATAGTGAATTGTTTCTAAAGAGCACGAACTATGAAGATGAAGGTAGAAGAGATAGGATGTATGATTTTGATG ATCCAAAGCAGGAAGGAAGATCTCGTCTGGAAGAATCTTCCCATGCCATTGCCTGCTGCAATCGCCAAAATCAATGTTCAGAGTGCAGTGATTCGATTGGAAAATTAGATAGGGCAAAGTTAGAGGAGCCTGCTGAGGCTAGGAAAGTTGGAGTTCTAGAGCTGTCTCCCAGAGATGAAGTGGAAGgggaaattatttattttcaacaCAGATTGCTTGGGAATGCAGTTGGAAGAAAGAGCTTTACTG ATGGTTTAATTCATAAGGTTGCTGAAAGTATATCACATGAAATTGATGTGGCACATAGTCGAAGTTGGGATGCTGCGCTTGTTAGCCAATATCTCTGTGACCTTAGAGAAGCAAAGAAGCAGGGTAGAAAAGAGAGAAAGCATAAAGAAGCCCAGGCTGTGCTAGCCGCTGCAACTGCAGCAGCTGCAGCTTCATCTAGGATTTCATCATTTAGGAAAGATGCATTTGATGAATCTGCTAATCAGGAG AATTTGACAAAATTGAATAACTCTAGTGGAAGAAGCGGCACTTCTTCTCAGTTGATGCCTCGGCCAAAGGAGACACTTTCAAGGGTGGCTGTCCCAAGAATTTCAACTGAAAAGTATTTTGATTATGTTCAGTCAGTTTCAGATTTTTCCAGAGAGCATTCTAGATCATGTGACATATGCAGAAGATCTGAGACAATGCTGAACCCTATCTTAATGTGCTCCAGTTGCAAG GTTGCAGTCCATTTAGCTTGCTATCGTAGTGTGAAAGAATCTACAGGTCCATGGTTCTGTGAATTATGTGAAGCACTGTTGCCATCTAGATGTCCTGGAGCTCCTACGGTCAATTTCTTGGAGAAACCCTATTTTGTTGCAGAATGTGGTTTATGCGGTGGTACTACTGGTGCCTTTAGGAAATCTTCTGATGGTCAATGGGTACATGCCCTTTGTGCAGAG TGGATCTTTGAACCAGCATTCAGAAGAGGACAAGTAAATTCTGTTGAAGGAATG GAGACCGTTACAAAGGGGGTTGGCACTTGTTGTATCTGTCATCACAAACACGGTGTCTGCATAACG TGTAACTATGGTCATTGTCAGACCACATTTCATCCATCATGTGCTAGAAGTGCTGGCTTCTACATGAATATTAAGACTACTGGTGGCAAGTTGCAACACAAGGCTTACTGTGAAAAACATAGCTTGGAACAGAGGACAAAG GCTGAGACTCAAAAGCATGGTCTTGAGGAATTGAGGAGTATCAAGCAAATCAGG GTTGAGTTGGAGCGATTACGCCTTCTTTGTGAGAGAATTATCAGACGCGAAAAGATAAAG AGGGAGCTTGTTTTTTGTTCACATGACATACTTGCCTACAAAAGGGACCACGTTGCTCGTTCTGTGCTCGTTCGTAGTCCCTTTTTTCGTCCAGAGAGTTCAGAATCAGCTACAACATCCCTCAAAGGCCACACAGATGGTTACAAATCTAGCAGTGAAGCAATCCAACGATCAGATGATATAACCGTTGACAGCACACTTTCTTTTAAGAACTTTATCAAGGTTCCTGTATCTATGGACACTGACCAAAAGACAGATGACAGCTCCTCGTTCCAAAATATTACAAGAAAGGCTATTGAGAGGGTGCCATTTTCTGGCAAGCAAATCCCTCATGATAAACCCCCTGGTTCATCGCTTAATTCTTTGGATGATGGAGAATGGAGTTCAAAATCAAGAAAG TTACAGCTAATCGAAAGTTTTGAAAAGGAGCTGGTTATGACGTCAGATCAAGCTTGTATGAAGAATCAGCAATTGCCTAAAGGATATGTCTACATCCCGGTTGATTGCCTTTCAAAGGAGGAAAAGGTTATCCAGGATGATTGTTCCAGTGAACATGTGGAACATGATGGGTAA